The following nucleotide sequence is from Cercospora beticola chromosome 2, complete sequence.
TACGACAGGAACTTATCGACGCACCGTCCCGAAGTGACTGTTAGTCGAGCCTCTCTGCGAGTGTGGACGAGGATGCACCGCATTGTTCGAAATTCTTGGTGGGAACGTGCATGGGTTTACCAAGAGTTCATGCTTTCTACACGCGCGACATTCTTGATATCTGGCCTGGCTATCCCGTGGCTGGACTTCCAGAAATTCCTCGACAAGGTCTATTCAAGACTTCCAGCTCACGTAGCTGACAGTGAAGCAGCAATTGCTAGTCTCAGGCGGCAGAAGAAGCGTCTGAATGCTATGACATGGAACTCCCCGACACTTTGGAAGCGCGTGTTGGGAATGGAGAGCGCGGATCAGAAATGGGCATATGAAGAGCTGGGCTACGTAAGAAGAAAAATCGCAGACTTGACGGCCCACAACACAGCCATGGCGGAGGCTCAGGAATCATGGGAGCTGGCTACATTCATGATGCGAAGTCGAGCGGCCCGCTTGAGTTTTGCAGGGCGCACATATCAGAAGCTATCAGCCTTGATGTACCATGGGCGTAATTGCAAAAGCACAGATCCTCGCGACAAAGTCTTTGCGTTCTTAGGACTTGCCGACCCCTGATACAACATCAGCTTGGACTACAGCACATCTCGAACCATGAACACAATCTTGACTGAAGTCGCTGCTCGGATCATCACTGTAGAAGAGCGCCTAGATATCCTCGCCATGGCTATGGACGACAAAGACATATACTCAGTGAATGACTACCTCCCAACCTGGGTACCGAACTGGTCGAGGCCACCAGACCTCAATTCCGAGTACAGGAGATTTTTGCGCAAGATCGGCTTCCCACTTGCTACTCATGATAATCCAAAGCCGTGCCGAGCATCCATGGATCTGAAACCCCAAATTGCTTTCCAACCGGACCGTGATGGGAACCCTGACAAAATTCTTTGCGCGCGGGGCATTCGTGTGGCAACACTGGGGAGAATAATCAGAGACGAGCATGATGCACTGTGGCGTATGTTCGAGAGCACAGATTCCGGACTTCGAATTACTGCTTCGCACTTGTCACGACCCGGTGACAGAGTCTTCGTTCTTTTCGGAGCCGATGAGCCGTTTGTGTTGAGCACTCACCCTAACTCTCGCATCTCCCACCTCCAAGGGCATGCTATGCTTTGGTATGACGGCAAGCCATCGACGATTTTGCAAGGAGCCTTGATTGGGCAACTGCAGCAAGGAAAAGCTTTGGTGGAGTCTGTCTATATTTGTTGACAGAAATTACCTTGTTGTCGCACCTGCAATGGGAGCACGGCGCGGCGAACTTGTATATGTTGTCCAGTCTATCTCTCTGCGAATGTAGCGAAGCGAGATGCTCATTTGACATGCTTCTGTTGATGAGAAGACGTGCTAAATTCGTCTGGCCTCTGACTCTACATCTCTCAAAAAATGCTGGAAAGCATGTCAGAAACCCTCTTCCTGATCTGCAGTCCTGCCACCGAGCCGTCTACCCCGGCTCCGGCTCCCGCTACGACGCCTACAGAAGCTGGAATAGGCACAACAATCTGTGTCACAACCGCTGGGCTCGCTTCACTTGCTGGAGTCTCGTCCGCGGGAGCAGCTGGCGTTGCGACATCTTCATCAGCTGGCAATATGCTCGGCTGAGCTGCATCTTCTGGTGTGTCGCCAGGGGAAGGGAAGGGAAGTATAGACATTGTTGGTTCATCTGCTGTTTCTTCGGGCGCCGGAAGAGCGGTTTCAGCTGGGACTGCGGCGTCGTCGGTTGGCGTAGCTGGCGTAGTAATGTCCCCATCCGCTGGTAATATGCTCGGCTGAGCTGGTTCATCTGCTGTGTCCCCAGGGAAGGGGAACGGAAGGATAGACATTGTTGGCTCATCTGCTATCTCTTCGGGAGCTGGAAGAGTTGTCTCAGCTGGAGCCTCAGCATCATCGGTCGGCGTAGCTGTTTCGGATGGCAATGGGCTTTCTTCCTGTGGTGCTGCAGTTGGTTGCTCGATTGGCTCTCCGCTTGGATCCTCTGGACTCGTGGCAGTCGGGTCTGCTGATTGCTCGGGTTCTCCTACTGCCGTGGGAGTTTCTTCAGGCAACGTGCTTGCCGTAGGCTCAGCAAGAACTGGCGCAGTTGTTTCCTCTGCTGGCTCCTCGGGATTCGAGACGACTGGTTCATCTGGGAGAGTAGGCTCTGCCGTCCCTTCAGGCTCCTCTGCCGGTGCGGGCGTCTCTACTGGCGGGCTACTCTCATCGTCCGGGACAGGGGCTGAAGATTCACTTGGCACCTCTGTTGTCTCCTCCGGGACTGTGGGCGCTGGCGCAGCGGTCTCTTCGGGCTCTTCTGAAGGAGTCGAGGGCTCTGTCGGCACGCtaccttcctcttcctggGCCGGGGTCGTCGATTCGGCCGGCGACTCTGACGTCTCTCCAGGATCGATCGGTGTCGACTCAGCTGGCGACTCGGCCTCTTGAGTTGTTGTAGGTCCTTCTGGATCAACCAAAGTCGGCTCGGCGGCTGCCTGAGTCGTAGTAGCGTCCGGTGCGATGGTGCTTGAAACGTCTTCTACCAAGGTAGTTTCCTGCTCAGGAAAACCACCCGTGCTCGTTGTCACCTCTTCCTCCCCCTCTTCGGCATCAGGGCTAGCAGTGGGGGTTGCCTCAATGGGAGCCTCTGTACTAGTCTCAGTCGGCTCGACATCGTCGCCTGGTGGGGTGGCAGTCGGCTCTGCCTCAGCTGGTGCAGATTCAGTTACAGGACTCTGTTCCGTATTGGTCGGCACAATCTCAGTGAATGTCCGGACGGAGGACTGCGGAGAGTTCGCCGTTTCAGTGACAGTGACAGTGTTATCGACAGTGACGGTCTCGGTCGGGGCAGTGCCGAAGACGGTGGTCGTGGACACCTCTCCGTCTTCTGTGACGGTCTGAGCCGGAGAGGTTCCAAAGATCGTGGTCGTGGATACCTCGCCGTCCGCCGTAATGGTCTCAGTAACAGCCGGCTGGGTCACGACTCGAGTGACAATTGCAGTGGACTGTTCCTCTGGTTCGAGAGTAACCGTCTGGGTTCCAGCTGGAAGAGTCTGGAAAATCGTAGATGGCTCGCCATCTACTGTGATCGTGGCCACCCGTGTCACAACAGAGGTGTCGTACACTGTTGTCACCTCTCCATCCTCAGTGATGGTCTGACCAGGAAGAGTCCTGGTGCGTGTAATCGTCCTAGGTGTCGCAGCCGGCTGGGTGTAGGTGACAGTGGTAGGAACACCAGCACGAGTCACGGTGCTCACTCGTGTAACAGTCGTACGCGCGACAGTGGAATACTCGGTCTCGGTCGAAACTCTCGTGGACGTCCGGACAGATGTGGTCAATACCGTAACGGTAGTTCTTCGTTGCCGTTAGCTTCGACACAGGGTCATCTCGTCCAATGCGCTCACCTTGCAACGGTTGTGGTCTGTCTTACTGTGACAGTACGAGTGGGCTGCGGTGGTGGGCCACGTCCACCTCCTCGTGCAATATCATCTGGGTCCTCTTGACGTGCGACATGGAAACGGGAGATGTTCCATGGGAAGGCGTATGTGGTCAAGAAAAGCAGCCACCAAATTGCAACGATGTGCTGCAGCTTGCCTGCCATGATTAGCGGTTTCCGTGAACGGCGAGAATGATCGTGGTATACTGGCCTGCAAACAGACAGCTGCACTTCAACTGATATAGCAGTCCATTTCTCCAGCCGTCTCTGACAGTGCAACGGTGCCGTCCCTCCAGCCACTGTGCGACAAGCGGCTCAGATTCTAGACATGGAGTGGGGAAGAATGCACATTCCAGCATACGCGCAGCGGCGCCTATTGGTGAAGCCAAGACTTTCCAGCTATCAAGGAGGTCGTTCTACATTCTGATCATGCAAGAACGCGAATGGAGCGTGGACAGGTTCCATGACAGCAGATTTGTAAGTGCTATTTCTGTCAATTCAGCGAACACATGTTGCTTGTCACTTTTGAGGTGGCCTTCCCGGTCTACTGTGGCATCATCCCCAGAGAGGCTATTGGCTTTTCGATCGTCCTCTCTGTTGGCATTCTGGTACATTCAATATCTCGAATCACTACCGTCGTCTGGAATCGGCTTATTGCCGTGCATCAGTACGTAGGTACTAGGAGCTGTTATACTGAACTTGAGCCCCTCCATGGGACTACTTGACGCTCGCGACACTATGAAAGTCGGTCAAGAGATGGaatctcctctttctcgttCAAGAAGACCCACAGAAATGTCCGACGGGAAAGAGGCGGGAGACTTGTCGACGCATAGCGATCGTTTCATAACACT
It contains:
- a CDS encoding uncharacterized protein (antiSMASH:Cluster_4); protein product: MAQIALVPYGNAGNQIAGAYEGLLSYQPLNHQKDEIRLLRVDLSESGHHELELKSNISLRMSMPRYTALSYPWGTGRRRICIEIDGSRLYISQYLDAALKAVKKHWRSMANTPKYRYLWVDQICINQAYAAEKNHQVAFMGTIYEMAEEVIIWLPVARDTPVRDKIDAGFSTWRDWRDYHLDYSSPRKLWYDRNLSTHRPEVTVSRASLRVWTRMHRIVRNSWWERAWVYQEFMLSTRATFLISGLAIPWLDFQKFLDKVYSRLPAHVADSEAAIASLRRQKKRLNAMTWNSPTLWKRVLGMESADQKWAYEELGYVRRKIADLTAHNTAMAEAQESWELATFMMRSRAARLSFAGRTYQKLSALMYHGRNCKSTDPRDKVFAFLGLADP
- a CDS encoding uncharacterized protein (antiSMASH:Cluster_4), with amino-acid sequence MAGKLQHIVAIWWLLFLTTYAFPWNISRFHVARQEDPDDIARGGGRGPPPQPTRTVTVRQTTTVARTTVTVLTTSVRTSTRVSTETEYSTVARTTVTRVSTVTRAGVPTTVTYTQPAATPRTITRTRTLPGQTITEDGEVTTVYDTSVVTRVATITVDGEPSTIFQTLPAGTQTVTLEPEEQSTAIVTRVVTQPAVTETITADGEVSTTTIFGTSPAQTVTEDGEVSTTTVFGTAPTETVTVDNTVTVTETANSPQSSVRTFTEIVPTNTEQSPVTESAPAEAEPTATPPGDDVEPTETSTEAPIEATPTASPDAEEGEEEVTTSTGGFPEQETTLVEDVSSTIAPDATTTQAAAEPTLVDPEGPTTTQEAESPAESTPIDPGETSESPAESTTPAQEEEGSVPTEPSTPSEEPEETAAPAPTVPEETTEVPSESSAPVPDDESSPPVETPAPAEEPEGTAEPTLPDEPVVSNPEEPAEETTAPVLAEPTASTLPEETPTAVGEPEQSADPTATSPEDPSGEPIEQPTAAPQEESPLPSETATPTDDAEAPAETTLPAPEEIADEPTMSILPFPFPGDTADEPAQPSILPADGDITTPATPTDDAAVPAETALPAPEETADEPTMSILPFPSPGDTPEDAAQPSILPADEDVATPAAPADETPASEASPAVVTQIVVPIPASVGVVAGAGAGVDGSVAGLQIRKRVSDMLSSIF